The Etheostoma spectabile isolate EspeVRDwgs_2016 chromosome 1, UIUC_Espe_1.0, whole genome shotgun sequence genome has a segment encoding these proteins:
- the chst1 gene encoding carbohydrate sulfotransferase 1, giving the protein MQCSWKAVILLALASIAIQYTAIRTLTSKPFQLCPLPSPQNCGLGGQETEPPFERGAAGGGSCDDYPYFTINATRKTHILVLATTRSGSSFVGQLLNQHQDVFYLFEPLYHVQTTLIPRLSHSRNAADRRVMLGASRDLLRSLYGCDLYFLESYIKPTPTNHTTDKLFRRGASRALCQQPVCDAFGPADMNVEEGDCVKKCASLNMTLATEACREKRHMAIKIVRVPEIGDLRALVEDPRLNIKVIQLVRDPRGILSSRIETFRDTYRLWRIWRATGRRPYNLDLSQLTVVCEDFLSSVSTGLNHPYWLKGKYMLVRYEDLARNPLLKTKEIYDYLGLPMDKNVEDWIHANTRGSNEPSAKHKFGTVRDSAANAESWRLKLSYDMVEYTQTVCQKVLHQLGYKAVKSVEELKNMSLSLVQDKTFVPFL; this is encoded by the coding sequence ATGCAATGTTCCTGGAAGGCAGTGATTCTGCTGGCCTTGGCCTCCATTGCCATCCAGTACACGGCCATCCGGACACTCACCTCCAAGCCTTTCCAGCTGTGCCCGTTGCCCAGCCCCCAGAACTGTGGTCTGGGGGGCCAGGAGACAGAACCTCCCTTTGAGCGGGGAGCAGCAGGCGGTGGAAGCTGCGATGACTACCCTTACTTTACCATCAATGCCACACGTAAAACACACATCCTGGTCCTGGCCACCACCCGTAGTGGCTCCTCCTTTGTTGGCCAGCTGCTCAACCAGCACCAGGATGTATTCTACCTGTTTGAGCCTCTTTATCATGTTCAGACCACACTGATTCCACGTTTGTCACACAGCCGCAATGCTGCAGACCGGCGTGTGATGCTAGGCGCCAGCCGAGACCTCCTGCGTAGCCTGTACGGTTGCGACCTCTATTTCCTGGAGAGCTATATCAAACCCACGCCCACAAACCACACCACAGATAAATTGTTCCGTCGTGGTGCCAGCCGAGCGTTGTGCCAGCAACCTGTATGTGATGCCTTTGGTCCTGCTGACATGAATGTTGAAGAAGGGGACTGTGTTAAGAAATGTGCGTCTCTGAACATGACCTTAGCAACGGAGGCATGCCGCGAGAAACGGCACATGGCGATCAAAATTGTTCGAGTGCCGGAGATTGGAGATCTACGCGCGTTGGTGGAAGACCCACGGCTAAATATCAAAGTGATTCAACTCGTCAGAGACCCGCGTGGTATCCTGTCATCCCGGATTGAGACATTCAGGGATACGTATCGTCTGTGGCGTATTTGGAGGGCCACAGGGCGAAGGCCCTATAATCTCGACTTGAGTCAGCTTACAGTTGTCTGTGAAGACTTTCTCAGTTCTGTTTCGACTGGTCTCAACCATCCCTATTGGCTGAAAGGGAAATACATGTTGGTTCGCTATGAGGATTTGGCTAGAAATCCTCTTCTCAAGACAAAGGAGATCTATGACTATCTAGGGCTGCCTATGGATAAAAACGTGGAAGACTGGATACATGCAAACACTCGGGGCAGCAATGAGCCCTCAGCAAAACATAAGTTTGGTACAGTGAGGGACTCAGCAGCTAACGCAGAGAGTTGGCGTTTGAAACTGTCTTATGACATGGTAGAATACACACAGActgtttgtcaaaaagtacTTCACCAGCTGGGATACAAGGCTGTGAAATCAGTAGAGGAACTGAAAAATATGTCCCTCTCACTGGTACAGGACAAAACTTTTGTACCTTTTTTGTAA